CCAGGCACTACCCACGCTGGGGATTCAGCAGAAGGCAAATAGTGCGTCCCAGCCCGTTCCCCTCGGGGCAGATCTGAGATGAGgttcagaatctgcattttttttgagcaatccccacctccacctcatCCCCCCGCAGATGATTCTGTTACAGGTGGTACCTTTCCCAGcctttgggaaaacaaaacaccGCTGGGAGCAGGTGAGAGCGTGGGCTGTAGAACTGGCCACACCTTTGGGGTCCCATTTCCTCTGCTGTCCTATTTCGTACCCTTTTCTCCCCATGGCGCACTGAGCTCCAGCTGTAccaatctttctctttctggggggaaaaaagctgcCTCTGCCCCCAGAGCCTTTGCAGTTGCTGTTCTGTCAGCTTGGACTATTTTGCGTGGTTGCCTTCTCTCATCATTCGGCCCTCAGCTTAAATGACGTTAACCCCAAGGGTCCTTCgcacccccctcttttttttttttaattttatttatttattcatgagagagagaggcagagacacaggcagagggagaagcagtctccatgcagggagcccgacatgggactcgatcctgagtccccaggatcaggccctcgagcgaaggcaggggctaaaccgctgagccaccggggctgccctcgcACCCCACTCTTACATGAAATCGCCAGGTTCCAGAAGTATTCACTTAGTGCTGATTGATTAATCTCATAGCACTTACTGATAATCGAAACTATTTCACTTATTAAGTTAAGGGTCTTTCTTCCTCTACTAGAATAGAGGTTCCACAGGAGTAGACACTTTGCCTGCCTTGATTGCAGCGTTGCTGTCATGAGCGGAGGCCCTGgcattggttcattcattcatccatttaaggTTTGTTGAGTGCCAGCTCTGGGCCACCAAGCAGTTCTTGGCTCTGTTGATacaaaggaaagacagaaatCCCTGCTACCATAGAATTTACATTTGGAGGGAGGTAAGTGGGGTGGGAGATGCAGGGAGACCAACAGGGAGGCTGTGTGAGCATGACTAGGACTCCGACTATAGTCTTGGTGAGAAGTGGGCAGACTCTGGATGTCTTATAGAGGTAGAGCAGCAGGATCAGGATCAGATAAGGAGAGAAAGGAATTGAGGGTGAGTCCAAGGTTTTTGGATAGAGGGATTTGCTATCTGTTGGCATGGGGAAGACTGAAAGAGTGTTGAGGTGTCAGCAGCTTGTTTTTGAATGGGTTATGTATGAACGTGTGTTAGCATCAGGTGAAGGTGTAGCCAAGGCAGTTAAATGAGCCAGTCTGCAGTTGAGAGGAGACACTGAGGATGGTAAATCGGGGGGCATCAGTATAGCAGGGGCATTTGAAGCCCTGAGGCTGGGTGAGATCTCCATGCAGGTGAGTGCAAATGAAGTGGACCCCAAAGCTTGAGCTTATGGGCTCATGTACCATTAGAGAAGTTGGGGCTGGAGGGCGGgggcaacagcagcagcagaaacTGAAAGGAGCCCCCATTGAGGCTTGAGCAGAGTGCAGAATCCTGAGAACCACATGGAAAGGTTAGGACTAGTGACCAGTGTGTCCAGTGCCCTGAGGAGGAGGGGGCCTGCCCCTTGGGGTGAGCAGAATGGtgaggaggtagagggagaatagGAGGAAACAAATGAAGACAGTACAGACAGTTCTGCTAGATAAGCCCCCAGAATGAAGAGatggttgtgttttttttgttttttctatttttagagagagtgcgagagtggtgggaggggcacaAGGAGacacagaatcccaagcagactctgcactgagtgcaaagtcctacatggggctccatctctgggtcctgagatcataacctgagctgaaatcaagagtctgtgcTCAACCGACAGAACcatcatccaggcaccccaagagctGATTGTTTTTAATGATGTGTTTAATAGCTGTGTCTGTTAATGATCTagttgaaagagaaaatgtgatgTTGGGATCCAGAAGAGCATGGACATTCTTCCATAGCAGAAGAAGGAGGGCAGAATGGAGGGGTCCTGGGGGCTTGTGGATGTTCTCCACTGACTACTTCTGTTTACTCAAAGAATTGGGAACGCTCCAAGTTAAGAATGAGGGCGGGACATAGAGAGCAATTGCTAAATCTGAGTGAAATTCTGGTGGTATTTTCTGGCAGGCTGCCAgcctcccatgtcagagtgggatGAAGCTAAAGCCACCcaggaggggggtggagggggggtggcAAGAGGGGAAAGCACCTTGGGAAGACACTCCCAGGTCTGGTGCTTGTAGAAtcctgagcacagtgcctggtgtgGGAGTTGTGCTCGGTGTTAGCCCCTGCTTCCAAGATATCTGTCCCTCGATGTCTCTCTGGCACTTGATCCCATCATTTCCCCCCAACATCTCATTCTTCCTGTACATTAGACATCAGAGAATGGTGCCACCTtcttccccacccaccctctccatcccccaccaCCTTAGGAGTCATCCTGGATCCTTCCTCCTCTCACCACACTCACTCCGCTGATGTGTCTCAGTCTCACCTACTCCTTCAACAGCCCTGTCCTAGTTCTGACCTCATCTGCATTCAGATCTCTGACCTGTTCTCGATGCCTTCAAAAGGCAGTGATTCCATCCTTTCTTTCGCTGCCCCCAGGTTCCATCTAAATCCCTCCCACCTATTCCTGCTCCCTCCTTagcctgcccctcacccctgcctgtGTGGTCCCCAAATCCTGGCTGGCGCTCTCAGATATGTGTGCTCAGTCTTGCTATGTGGCGTTTCTCTCCTCAAGTTGCCTGTCCCCTCTTCTCTGCCCAACAGCTCCTTATCCATGGGGAGACAGCTCAGGAGTTCTTCTGGAGGATCTGCCGGATGCCTTGAGTGTCATTCCTCCTAGGTGCCACTGGCATGTCCCTTTGACAGGAGGAGCAGCTGCTCCTAAAATCACCAGCTTCTGAGCACTTAGGCCCTGCCCAGCCTTGTGTAGCTGGTCTGTCAGAGTCTTTTATGTCATCCTCACCAGGAGCAGCGGCATCCCGTGTGGATGCCAATGATAAATGGGCCAGGTCCTATGCTCAGCCCTTGACTTACCATTTGTCGCAGCAGCCCCACAAGACCCCTCTGAAATACTTCAGCTCTATTTTACtgacaggaaactgaggcccagggagttTAAGTCACCAGTGTGGGGTCACCTAGTAAGTGGTGGGCCGTGATTAGAACTCAGGCCACCTGATGCCAGAGCCTGCTCCCATCCCCCCTGCCCAGAGTGCACCTGATTGCCCGCCCGCCTGCAGTGGGGACTGGGGCCTCATCCCACAGAGGCGGAGCCTGAGGGGCCAGCCAGGGCTTCTTCCCAGCCTGCCTCCTAGAGCCTCAAGCTGGGGGGCCCCCCTAGTTGCTGACTTTTGCCCCTGTCCCACAGGTTTGTCCTCCTACAGACATGGGGCGCAGAAAGTCCAAACGGAAGCCACCCCCCAAAAAGAAGATGACCGGCACCTTAGAGACCCAGTTCACCTGCCCCTTCTGCAACCACGAGAAGTCTTGTGACGTAAAGATGTGAGTGGGGGACAgggcctcctctctcctcccaaaGTCAGAAGGCAGCTTCCCTGCCCCCActgtcctccttcctgccccaggcCATCCCAGTTGGGGGGATCACCACCCATAGACACAGGCTTCTTGACTCACCAGTCCCTCCACCTCCTGTTCCAGGGATCGTGCCCGCAACACCGGAGTCATCTCTTGTACCGTGTGCCTAGAGGAATTCCAGACGCCCATCACATGTATCCTTGGGAAACCAGGCTTTTTCCGGAAAGTGgggtggtgagggtggggggcagtcAGGGCTCCCCTTCCCCGGTGGGCTGCCCTAAGGCACCTGGCCAGGACTCTAGTCTCTGCATCTCTGGCCCTGCTGTTTGCCCTGGTGCACGGCTATGACTGCCCAGGAGAATAGGTGCCACCTGCTGACTTCCATAGGGCGTGGGGCAGGGATCTGGCTGACACCAGTGAGAGGTGTATACAGGGAAGGGGTCCATGCCACCAGTTGCCCTTGACCTCAGCGGCCCAGATCTGTCAGAACCAGTGGATGTGTACAGTGATTGGATAGATGCCTGCGAGGCAGCCAATCAGTAGCAATGCAGAGGACCCACTCCCTTGGTGGTGCCGCCTGCCATGGACCTGCCCCGCTGGCTACCAGTCCAGAGACATTCCAGGGTCCAGGGTGTGGGTCCAGGGCCTTCACAGCCCTCCGTgtggatggtgtgggtctgggtgTGAGTGTGTATGGCTGTGAGTGTGGCCATGGCAGCGTGCTTGTGGGCACTGACTGGAAGTGAGGTGGGCACCCCAGGGGCCTGAAGTGCTTCACTTGGCTCTGAAAGCCTTTAACTTGCTTGCTCCTCCTCGGAGCCTGTGTCCTGACATTCTGGACAAGGCCAAGGCCAGCAGAGGCAGCCTCGGGACTCTCCAGCCTCCTCACCCACCTCACCAGCACCTTGCCCATTTGAACTGgactgccctccctcctcccctgccttccAAGGCCTGTGGCCTGAGATTCAGAGCCACAGTCCCATAGTCCCCTTGGGCCCTAGCAGAATAGCCCCTTTCCCATTTAGTTGCTTTTGTAGAGGAggaaggggcggggccagggatAGCTGTCAGTCACCAGCCCTTAAATAAAGCAGCGGATGCAAACTCCTGCCTCTCTGTGATTTCCTGGGTTCTGGGTCAGGCCCAGGGGCTcagtgagggagaggaggagactgaggcattCGGAGGTGGCCTAGCAGGCCATCAGAAATCGGGTTTGGTTAGCCCAAACTGCCCATTTTGTCCACCCAACAGGCATTTGTGGTAAAACCAGGCTAGTGCTGGGCCCAGGGAACATGGGCCATGAACCTGCAGACATCTGGCCAGGCAGACATCTTCAGGCACAACAAAATGGGGCCAGCGGAgcctggggtgggatggggggttGGCCAGGGTAATTAGAGAAGGCTTccgggggctggggcggggggaggggcggcaaAAGGAGCAACACTCAAGGCCTACCCTGTACCAGAAGCTGCTGTCAGGCTTGCCCACCTTACCCCACTGTGAGGCAGATGCCCCAGACTCACAGGTGAGGAATTAGGCTGAGATGGGAAGTCACTGGCCTAAGGTCCCACAGCCAGAAGGCTGCAGAACTGGGCCTTGAACCCAGGAGGCCTGGCTTCATAACCCCGAGTCTGTCTTCTGAGTCCAGGGTCCAGGCTGAGGGAACAGCTCATGGCCTCCTTGGGGGTAGAAGAGTAAGGGTCTCtgaaagggatttttttctctaagggTGGCGAGAGGTCACTGAAGGCTGGAGGTGGGGCCAGATGCACATGTGTGATACAATAAATATTGGCCTTTGTCCttagttcctggcacagagttccTCAAATCCTTGCAACTTTCTAAATGATAGGAATGTCTTTTGTCACTCAAAGGTGCCCCTTTTGATCACACCTGAGTTGATGCTGGTCACCAGAAAGTGATCACTGCATGGGACCCTCTGTAACACCCACAACCTCTGAGGAAGGGAAGCAGGAACTACAGGTTAAGCTGTATAAAAACTTcagcaaggggtgcctgggtggctcagtcagtcacttaggtgtctgcctttggctcaggtaatgatcctggggtcccggcatcgagtcccaagttggctcccagctcagcagggagtctgctgctgcctctctctctgccctgctaATGCACTTGCTCACtctttgaaatcttaaaaaaaaaaaaaaaaaatcttccaacaagATTTGATGAGCTCGGGGTTGGGGGCCGTGGTGCTGCTGGGAGAGTGGGCACATGGAGAGGGTGTGGGAGCTCTACACCCTTACCCACACTGTCGCCCATGcacctcttccatctggctgttcctgatttatattcttttctaataaatgGTAACCTAATAAAATACAATgtttgagttctgtgagccactctagtaAATTAATCAAATCTGAAGAGGTGGACATGGGAATCTCAGATCTCTTGCTGTTCAATCAGaaacacaggtgacaacctggacttagCAATGGACCTGAAAGTGGAGGGACAGTCTCCTGAGCCTTTATCTTATGAGGTCTGATGCTGTCTCTAGGTCGTGTCAGAATTGAGTGAATTGCTtgatggttttggaaaaaaatgcatttttgaacCTGGCtgctgggatctctgggtggcgccgctactggtttagcgcctgcctttggcccagggcgcgatcctggagacctgggatcgaatcccacgtcgggctcccagtgcatggagcctgcttctccttctgcctatttctctgcctctctctctttctctctctctctctctctgtgactaccataaataaataaaaattaaaaaaaaaaaaacctggctgtTGGTGAACACCTGTGCATTGTATGGTGCCCTCAGACGGCCTTACAGTTATGGAGGTCCCGATGCTCTGGCAGCGGGGCTGATCAGCACCTGCATCTGGCCTCGAGCCAGGGCAGCAGGTGACCTGCGCTTTGCATTCCTTGTTAGTATTGCAGGAAGGATAATGGAACCTTCTGGGGCCATACTGAGGCTAGAggggcctagcacagtgcctgggttTGAGTGACGCTGAGACCCACTCAGGGCAGTAAGGGGTGTGAACAGCCGAGGGAGATGTCGAGCTGGCTGAAAGCCTTGGCCACTAGGCCCTGGGTCTGGCATGTGCCCCTTGCCCTGACATGCCCTTTCCTGCTGTCCCCACATCCGCCTCCAAAGTCCTGGCTAAGGTCCTCTGGCCCAGGCAGGAACCAGCGGGCATAGGCAGAGCCGTGGACAGGCGCCTGGGTGGAGGGTGTCCTCAGGGGTCCAGCAGAAAGGGGGCTCATGCCTCCGGCTTCCAGGGCCCGCCTACCCCAGTCACACAAGCCAAGTGCTAATATGGTGCTGTTTTCCCGAGGaggcagggccctgggccaggcaTGGATCCTCCTCAGCATAGCTTCCCCATGCCGGCCCTGGGGGAGCAGGACTTGCACTAGCCAGGCCAAGAGCGCCTGGAATCCCTTTTACGAGGCCCCAGGGGCTGTGTGCGTCTGTGCATGCGGGTCTTCTGGTGTCTGTCTCTGCAAGTCCCTGTGTTCCAGCTTCATCCCCTATTACGAGGAAAGCAGGGGGACCCCTGTtctgtaaccaccaccaccaccaccccatcccacccccctaCTCCGGCATGGCTGCATCCTGTCCTTAGGACAGCTAGGGCCCACATCCCGGGGAGGACAGGATCCCCTCTGAAATGTGGGGAAGTTGGGGCTGTACACattcctggggccctgggctggcAGGCCAAGCTTGGGAATCAGCCCTAAGCAGAGGGCAGAGAGTGAGCCGGGCACACAGGGCCACCGTGCCAGGCAGTCTGCTActcacctgctctgtgccagtcTTTAAAGGGCCATTGCTCTGGGTCCCCAATGTGCTCATCCTCCACTGccttgtgccccccccccccccccccgctgcccgCCCACAATCCACTTCAGGGTGAAACGGTTCCACCTGCCTACACCGGCCTCCAGGACTCAGCTTGTCCATTCTCATTGATCAGTGCCAAATGTCATCCTGTCTGGAGGCATGGTTTCATTTTTAGCTTCCCCATGTCCCCTGGAGGCTCCCTGTCTTCATTTTCCTGAGGGGGAAAACAGGCCTAGGGAGGGTG
The nucleotide sequence above comes from Canis aureus isolate CA01 chromosome 19, VMU_Caureus_v.1.0, whole genome shotgun sequence. Encoded proteins:
- the ELOF1 gene encoding transcription elongation factor 1 homolog isoform X1; the protein is MGRRKSKRKPPPKKKMTGTLETQFTCPFCNHEKSCDVKMDRARNTGVISCTVCLEEFQTPITYLSEPVDVYSDWIDACEAANQ
- the ELOF1 gene encoding transcription elongation factor 1 homolog isoform X2, producing MGRRKSKRKPPPKKKMTGTLETQFTCPFCNHEKSCDVKMDRARNTGVISCTVCLEEFQTPITSQICQNQWMCTVIG